One window of Doryrhamphus excisus isolate RoL2022-K1 chromosome 13, RoL_Dexc_1.0, whole genome shotgun sequence genomic DNA carries:
- the LOC131140119 gene encoding protein Daple-like isoform X2: MDVTLSELLVAFLESPLVLWVRTLGPLGSCDDVGSEDRVNMFIELVDGVFLHKIMTHIDPGPNNQRLNKNVNNDVSLRLHNLTLLTRHVRTYYKDTLQQLIVMPLPNIVCIAKDPLSAKSMEELKRLLLLILGCAVQCERKEEMIEKIKLLDIGTQAAIVSHIQEVTHNRQNVLDLSWLEEGAGLGQEELEPLSRSMAASLRQLIEQRDKASEVIVDLTNERDYLSSLHPQERPIRSPEQGTSPGGVVVNNGGPALTVTNLTKEEKQHLSVEMADTKAKLRRNRQELEEKTEQLMDSRHEVERLDQELQRLKQENQSLSCEARSVRVYRDEVDSLREKTARVDRLETELTRCKEKLNDVHFYKARMEELREDNLTLMETKMLLEEQLSVSRGRCDKVHTLEKDNLLLRAKIHDLEMVRDNERRRLEELVEENMLLEIGQKQSMNESAHLGWELEQLTKNQENCSSETRKSFVHELNECVSSRVLKLEKENGELQVTVERLKEDNHLLQEKQLHAQVLDRENQGLSKKLEHLQGLLDQEKLTNQDMESLGEELLKEKHNLERDMHALRADKDRQISELESQRQHLSEAVVSLRERAQADSEARVREVEAENRLLHQGITDTSARLASLEIQLKVSQEEEERLRDRAGRCDEVEREVARLERNRDALNREVASLRTCSERSEFLEKQVSSLEQELHRLQREAADAQQGLQQLKADRQGPDNGVLTKENLDLRCTLENLRSSSALLVKQQEENREVQKKLQELQSRFEEVGVELQGERKRAERLEANVATLHQEKHHLEVHVETFKEEREELQREKQGASSRLEELRKEIEELSQERRRREEGDAERRKLQLDLDESEKSRKHLEKESWRIRLLLDNKETELEEKAAQLAVVQKEVQALSKEVDRLKEVAVKAKELEREHKELQKQATIDKRTLATLREELVSEKLSVQQNNVELERLREELEKVGLNRERLLQQELTLEDSKYKLLESRLEETVQQALKMKDEKISGLEKKLEEINTHNKTLRAERAAVVHQGEKHNMQGFSRGDERRDSATTELLHIKDHLIDVEKSNASLQTQSRLLKDQLKQLENQNTSLNSQMATLQRHTATLQEQNTSLHTQTAKLQVENSTLSSQSASLMAQNAVLQGQVSALETEVESWQRQREEAWRGRESVLDDHERLLSVHERQAQEYEHLIAQHTALKVKQRALESEHRATHNKYCTLLQQKEKWEELEGRGQKEREELNLEHQKNRLLQQENLQLKADVDRLSHSQSQQSEQSDKLQQRVNELKGSLSSAQLEASRWMAQYDGLMEKHQGLDITMTKLDNHCELLSRLKGNLEEENHHLLSQINLLGQQNHTLLERSMESKELYHQEQKLYIDKLNALRRQKEKLEEKIMDQYKFYDPTPKKKSQWSGAKALAKLIKPRKDGSRERGGDRDKDGAKDRERAKSAPDIPLPAPPPLLPPETPPPPPQRTGSDSQDNGHAHSKHSNHCASPVLTPISRAPPAQKRFCFLRSKSQDKLLPSISPPSDSASRPSLSLSRRLRFWSSADITADIITSPSVSANGVL, translated from the exons GATACCCTTCAGCAGCTAATAGTGATGCCCCTTCCTAACATCGTCTGCATCGCCAAGGATCCATTATCAG CAAAGAGCATGGAGGAGCTGAAAAGACTTCTACTGTTAATTCTTGGCTGTGCTGTTCAG TGCGAACGTAAGGAGGAGATGATCGAGAAGATCAAACTGCTGGACATCGGGACCCAGGCAGCCATTGTGTCTCACATCCAGGAG GTGACCCACAACCGGCAGAATGTTCTTGACCTTTCGTGGCTGGAGGAAGGAGCAGGACTTGGACAGGAAGAGCTGGAACCGCTGTCACGCAGCATGGCTGCATCGCTACGGCAACTGATTGAGCAAAGAGACAAGGCCAGTGAG GTGATTGTGGATCTCACCAACGAGAGGGACTACCTGTCCAGCCTGCACCCCCAGGAAAGACCAATACGCAGCCCGGAGCAAGGCACCAGTCCTGGAGGTGTTGTCGTGAATAACGGCGGACCAGCCTTGACCGTAACCAACCTCACCaaagaagaaaagcaacatttgtCAGTGGAGATGGCCGACACGAAGGCCAAGCTTCGCCGAAACAGACAAGAACT GGAGGAGAAGACGGAGCAGTTGATGGATTCCCGACACGAGGTGGAGCGTCTGGATCAGGAGCTTCAGCGACTTAAACAGGAG AACCAGTCGCTGTCTTGTGAGGCGCGTTCGGTGCGAGTGTACCGCGACGAGGTTGACTCCCTGAGGGAGAAAACGGCCCGGGTTGACCGACTAGAAACAGAATTGACTCGATGTAAAGAGAAGCTCAACGATGTTCACTTCTACAAGGCCAGaatggag GAGCTTCGTGAGGACAACTTGACCCTGATGGAGACCAAGATGTTGCTGGAGGAGCAACTGTCGGTCTCCAGAGGGCGCTGTGATAAAGTTCACACTTTGGAGAAAGACAACCTGCTGCTACGAGCTAAAATACACGACCTGGAAATG GTGAGGGACAATGAGCGTCGCAGGCTGGAGGAGCTAGTGGAGGAGAACATGCTGCTAGAGATCGGGCAGAAACAAAGCATGAACGAATCGGCTCATCTTGGCTGGGAACTGGAACAGCTGACCAAAAACCAGGAGAACTGTAGCTCCGAga CTCGGAAGTCGTTTGTACACGAGCTCAATGAGTGTGTCTCCAGCCGGGTTTTGAAGCTGGAAAAGGAGAACGGGGAGCTTCAAGTCACGGTTGAGAGACTGAAAGAAGATAATCACCTCCTGCAGGAGAAGCAGCTCCACGCTCAAGTGCTGGACCGGGAAAACCAGGGTCTCAGCAAGAAG TTGGAGCATCTCCAAGGCTTGCTGGACCAGGAGAAACTGACCAATCAAGACATGGAGTCTCTTGGAGAGGAATTATTaaaggaaaaacacaatctgGAACGAGACATGCATGCCCTGAGAGCGGACAAAGACCGACAG ATCTCCGAATTGGAGAGCCAGAGGCAACATCTCTCCGAGGCGGTGGTCTCGCTCCGTGAGCGCGCTCAAGCCGACAGCGAGGCGAGGGTCCGGGAAGTGGAGGCAGAGAACCGCCTCCTGCACCAGGGAATCACCGACACCAGCGCTCGCTTGGCGAGCTTGGAAATTCAACTGAAGGTTTCCCAAGAAGAGGAAGAGCGGCTGAGGGACCGGGCGGGAAGATGCGATGAGGTGGAGAGGGAGGTGGCGCGGCTGGAGAGAAACCGGGACGCTCTCAACAGAGAG GTGGCATCTCTGCGTACGTGCAGTGAGCGTTCGGAGTTTCTGGAGAAGCAGGTCTCTTCCTTGGAGCAGGAGTTGCACAGACTGCAACGGGAGGCAGCGGACGCCCAGCAAGGGCTTCAGCAACTGAAGGCAGACAGACAAGGACCAGACAACGGCGTCCTCACCAAGGAGAACCTGGATCTCCGCTGCACTCTGGAAAACCTGCGTTCCTCTTCGGCTCTCCTGGTGAAGCAACAGGAGGAAAATCGTGAGGTGCAGAAAAAACTGCAAGAGCTGCAGAGCAGGTTTGAGGAGGTCGGAGTGGAGTTGCAAGGAGAGCGGAAGAGAGCGGAGAGACTGGAAGCAAACGTTGCCACACTTCACCAGGAGAAGCATCACTTGGAGGTCCATGTCGAAACGTTTAAAGAGGAGAGAGAAGAACTCCAGAGAGAAAAGCAGGGAGCCTCGAGTAGGCTGGAGGAGCTGAGGAAGGAAATAGAGGAGCTCAGTCAGGAGcggaggaggagagaggagggCGACGCGGAGAGGAGGAAGCTTCAACTGGATCTGGATGAGTCTGAGAAGAGTAGGAAGCACCTGGAGAAGGAGAGCTGGAGGATCAGACTGCTCCTGGACAACAAGGAGACGGAGCTGGAGGAGAAAGCCGCTCAATTGGCTGTGGTCCAGAAGGAGGTCCAGGCTCTGAGCAAAGAAGTCGATAGGCTGAAGGAGGTGGCAGTCAAGGCCAAGGAGCTGGAAAGGGAACACAAGGAGCTCCAGAAGCAAGCGACCATTGACAAGAGAACTTTGGCTACACTGAGAGAG GAGTTGGTGTCAGAGAAACTGAGCGTCCAGCAGAACAATGTTGAGTTAGAGAGACTCCGTGAAGAACTGGAGAAGGTTGGACTGAACAGAGAAAGACTTTTGCAGCAGGAGCTCACCCTGGAGGACAG caagTACAAGCTGCTTGAATCCCGACTGGAGGAAACGGTCCAACAGGCGCTgaagatgaaagatgagaaGATATCCGGTCTGGAAAAGAAACTGGAAGAGAttaacacacacaacaaaacgcTACGGGCAGAGCGAGCTGCT GTTGTCCATCAAGGAGAAAAGCACAACATGCAAGGGTTCTCCAGAGGAGATGAGCGACGAGACTCGGCCACAACGGAGCTGCTCCACATCAAAGATCATCTGATTGACGTAGAAAAGAgt AACGCCTCGCTTCAGACCCAGAGCCGTTTGTTGAAGGATCAGCTGAAACAACTGGAGAACCAGAACACCTCACTGAACAGTCAGATGGCAACGCTGCAGCGGCACACTGCCACTCTGCAGGAGCAGAATACGTCTCTACATACTCAGACAGCCAAACTTCAG GTGGAAAACTCCACGCTGTCCTCCCAGAGTGCGTCTCTCATGGCCCAAAATGCCGTGCTGCAGGGCCAAGTCAGCGCCTTAGAGACCGAGGTGGAGTCGTGGCAGAGACAGCGTGAGGAGGCCTGGCGAGGGCGAGAAAGTGTCCTCGACGACCACGAGCGCCTGCTGAGCGTCCACGAGAGGCAGGCGCAGGAGTATGAGCACCTGATCGCTCAACACACCGCTCTGAAAGTCAAGCAGAGGGCGCTAGAGAGCGAACACAGAGCAACACACAACAA GTATTGCACTTTGTTACAGCAGAAGGAGAAATGGGAGGAGCTAGAAGGACGCGGTcagaaggagagagaggagCTCAACCTCGAGCACCAGAAGAATCGACTCCTGCAGCAAGAGAACCTTCAGCTGAAAGCGGACGTGGATAG GCTATCACACAGCCAATCCCAGCAGTCGGAGCAGTCGGACAAGCTCCAGCAGCGAGTGAACGAACTGAAGGGCTCCTTAAGCTCGGCTCAGCTGGAAGCAAGTCGCTGGATGGCCCAATACGACGGCCTCATGGAGAAGCACCAGGGCTTGGACATCACCATGACAAAACTAGACAACCACTGTGAG CTGCTGAGTCGTCTGAAAGGGAACCTTGAAGAAGAAAACCATCACCTCCTGAGTCAGATCAACCTTCTCGGTCAGCAGAACCACACCCTGCTGGAGAGAAGCATGGAGAGCAAAGAGCTCTACCACCAGGAACAGAAGCTCTACAT TGATAAGCTGAACGCTCTTCGTCGTCAGAAGGAGAAACTAGAGGAGAAGATCATGGATCAGTACAAGTTCTATGACCCCACACCGAAGAA GAAGAGCCAGTGGTCGGGAGCCAAAGCTTTGGCTAAACTCATCAAACCAAGAAAGGACGGCAGCAGGGAACGAGGCGGCGACCGAGACAAGGACGGCGCCAAAGACCGGGAGCGAGCCAAGAGCGCCCCGGATATCCCCCTGCCTGCGCCCCCGCCTCTGCTCCCCCCGgaaaccccacccccacctccccagaggacaggaagtgactcccAGGACAACGGCCACGCCCACAGTAAACATAGCAACCACTGCGCCAGTCCGGTGTTGACGCCCATCAGTCGAG CTCCGCCTGCCCAGAAACGTTTCTGTTTTCTCCGCAGTAAAAGCCAAGACAAACTCCTCCCATCTATTTCCCCTCCCTCCGACTCCGCCTCCCGCCCTTCCCTTTCTCTCAGCAGACGACTCCGATTTTGGTCATCCGCTGACATCACAGCCGACATCATCACTAGCCCGTCTGTCTCCGCCAATGGAGTCTTATAA
- the LOC131140119 gene encoding protein Daple-like isoform X3 — MDVTLSELLVAFLESPLVLWVRTLGPLGSCDDVGSEDRVNMFIELVDGVFLHKIMTHIDPGPNNQRLNKNVNNDVSLRLHNLTLLTRHVRTYYKDTLQQLIVMPLPNIVCIAKDPLSAKSMEELKRLLLLILGCAVQCERKEEMIEKIKLLDIGTQAAIVSHIQEVTHNRQNVLDLSWLEEGAGLGQEELEPLSRSMAASLRQLIEQRDKASEVIVDLTNERDYLSSLHPQERPIRSPEQGTSPGGVVVNNGGPALTVTNLTKEEKQHLSVEMADTKAKLRRNRQELEEKTEQLMDSRHEVERLDQELQRLKQENQSLSCEARSVRVYRDEVDSLREKTARVDRLETELTRCKEKLNDVHFYKARMEELREDNLTLMETKMLLEEQLSVSRGRCDKVHTLEKDNLLLRAKIHDLEMVRDNERRRLEELVEENMLLEIGQKQSMNESAHLGWELEQLTKNQENCSSETRKSFVHELNECVSSRVLKLEKENGELQVTVERLKEDNHLLQEKQLHAQVLDRENQGLSKKLEHLQGLLDQEKLTNQDMESLGEELLKEKHNLERDMHALRADKDRQISELESQRQHLSEAVVSLRERAQADSEARVREVEAENRLLHQGITDTSARLASLEIQLKVSQEEEERLRDRAGRCDEVEREVARLERNRDALNREVASLRTCSERSEFLEKQVSSLEQELHRLQREAADAQQGLQQLKADRQGPDNGVLTKENLDLRCTLENLRSSSALLVKQQEENREVQKKLQELQSRFEEVGVELQGERKRAERLEANVATLHQEKHHLEVHVETFKEEREELQREKQGASSRLEELRKEIEELSQERRRREEGDAERRKLQLDLDESEKSRKHLEKESWRIRLLLDNKETELEEKAAQLAVVQKEVQALSKEVDRLKEVAVKAKELEREHKELQKQATIDKRTLATLREELVSEKLSVQQNNVELERLREELEKVGLNRERLLQQELTLEDSKYKLLESRLEETVQQALKMKDEKISGLEKKLEEINTHNKTLRAERAAVVHQGEKHNMQGFSRGDERRDSATTELLHIKDHLIDVEKSNASLQTQSRLLKDQLKQLENQNTSLNSQMATLQRHTATLQEQNTSLHTQTAKLQVENSTLSSQSASLMAQNAVLQGQVSALETEVESWQRQREEAWRGRESVLDDHERLLSVHERQAQEYEHLIAQHTALKVKQRALESEHRATHNKYCTLLQQKEKWEELEGRGQKEREELNLEHQKNRLLQQENLQLKADVDRLSHSQSQQSEQSDKLQQRVNELKGSLSSAQLEASRWMAQYDGLMEKHQGLDITMTKLDNHCELLSRLKGNLEEENHHLLSQINLLGQQNHTLLERSMESKELYHQEQKLYIDKLNALRRQKEKLEEKIMDQYKFYDPTPKKKSQWSGAKALAKLIKPRKDGSRERGGDRDKDGAKDRERAKSAPDIPLPAPPPLLPPETPPPPPQRTGSDSQDNGHAHSKHSNHCASPVLTPISRAPPAQKRFCFLRSKSQDKLLPSISPPSDSASRPSLSLSRRLRFWSSADITADIITSPFD, encoded by the exons GATACCCTTCAGCAGCTAATAGTGATGCCCCTTCCTAACATCGTCTGCATCGCCAAGGATCCATTATCAG CAAAGAGCATGGAGGAGCTGAAAAGACTTCTACTGTTAATTCTTGGCTGTGCTGTTCAG TGCGAACGTAAGGAGGAGATGATCGAGAAGATCAAACTGCTGGACATCGGGACCCAGGCAGCCATTGTGTCTCACATCCAGGAG GTGACCCACAACCGGCAGAATGTTCTTGACCTTTCGTGGCTGGAGGAAGGAGCAGGACTTGGACAGGAAGAGCTGGAACCGCTGTCACGCAGCATGGCTGCATCGCTACGGCAACTGATTGAGCAAAGAGACAAGGCCAGTGAG GTGATTGTGGATCTCACCAACGAGAGGGACTACCTGTCCAGCCTGCACCCCCAGGAAAGACCAATACGCAGCCCGGAGCAAGGCACCAGTCCTGGAGGTGTTGTCGTGAATAACGGCGGACCAGCCTTGACCGTAACCAACCTCACCaaagaagaaaagcaacatttgtCAGTGGAGATGGCCGACACGAAGGCCAAGCTTCGCCGAAACAGACAAGAACT GGAGGAGAAGACGGAGCAGTTGATGGATTCCCGACACGAGGTGGAGCGTCTGGATCAGGAGCTTCAGCGACTTAAACAGGAG AACCAGTCGCTGTCTTGTGAGGCGCGTTCGGTGCGAGTGTACCGCGACGAGGTTGACTCCCTGAGGGAGAAAACGGCCCGGGTTGACCGACTAGAAACAGAATTGACTCGATGTAAAGAGAAGCTCAACGATGTTCACTTCTACAAGGCCAGaatggag GAGCTTCGTGAGGACAACTTGACCCTGATGGAGACCAAGATGTTGCTGGAGGAGCAACTGTCGGTCTCCAGAGGGCGCTGTGATAAAGTTCACACTTTGGAGAAAGACAACCTGCTGCTACGAGCTAAAATACACGACCTGGAAATG GTGAGGGACAATGAGCGTCGCAGGCTGGAGGAGCTAGTGGAGGAGAACATGCTGCTAGAGATCGGGCAGAAACAAAGCATGAACGAATCGGCTCATCTTGGCTGGGAACTGGAACAGCTGACCAAAAACCAGGAGAACTGTAGCTCCGAga CTCGGAAGTCGTTTGTACACGAGCTCAATGAGTGTGTCTCCAGCCGGGTTTTGAAGCTGGAAAAGGAGAACGGGGAGCTTCAAGTCACGGTTGAGAGACTGAAAGAAGATAATCACCTCCTGCAGGAGAAGCAGCTCCACGCTCAAGTGCTGGACCGGGAAAACCAGGGTCTCAGCAAGAAG TTGGAGCATCTCCAAGGCTTGCTGGACCAGGAGAAACTGACCAATCAAGACATGGAGTCTCTTGGAGAGGAATTATTaaaggaaaaacacaatctgGAACGAGACATGCATGCCCTGAGAGCGGACAAAGACCGACAG ATCTCCGAATTGGAGAGCCAGAGGCAACATCTCTCCGAGGCGGTGGTCTCGCTCCGTGAGCGCGCTCAAGCCGACAGCGAGGCGAGGGTCCGGGAAGTGGAGGCAGAGAACCGCCTCCTGCACCAGGGAATCACCGACACCAGCGCTCGCTTGGCGAGCTTGGAAATTCAACTGAAGGTTTCCCAAGAAGAGGAAGAGCGGCTGAGGGACCGGGCGGGAAGATGCGATGAGGTGGAGAGGGAGGTGGCGCGGCTGGAGAGAAACCGGGACGCTCTCAACAGAGAG GTGGCATCTCTGCGTACGTGCAGTGAGCGTTCGGAGTTTCTGGAGAAGCAGGTCTCTTCCTTGGAGCAGGAGTTGCACAGACTGCAACGGGAGGCAGCGGACGCCCAGCAAGGGCTTCAGCAACTGAAGGCAGACAGACAAGGACCAGACAACGGCGTCCTCACCAAGGAGAACCTGGATCTCCGCTGCACTCTGGAAAACCTGCGTTCCTCTTCGGCTCTCCTGGTGAAGCAACAGGAGGAAAATCGTGAGGTGCAGAAAAAACTGCAAGAGCTGCAGAGCAGGTTTGAGGAGGTCGGAGTGGAGTTGCAAGGAGAGCGGAAGAGAGCGGAGAGACTGGAAGCAAACGTTGCCACACTTCACCAGGAGAAGCATCACTTGGAGGTCCATGTCGAAACGTTTAAAGAGGAGAGAGAAGAACTCCAGAGAGAAAAGCAGGGAGCCTCGAGTAGGCTGGAGGAGCTGAGGAAGGAAATAGAGGAGCTCAGTCAGGAGcggaggaggagagaggagggCGACGCGGAGAGGAGGAAGCTTCAACTGGATCTGGATGAGTCTGAGAAGAGTAGGAAGCACCTGGAGAAGGAGAGCTGGAGGATCAGACTGCTCCTGGACAACAAGGAGACGGAGCTGGAGGAGAAAGCCGCTCAATTGGCTGTGGTCCAGAAGGAGGTCCAGGCTCTGAGCAAAGAAGTCGATAGGCTGAAGGAGGTGGCAGTCAAGGCCAAGGAGCTGGAAAGGGAACACAAGGAGCTCCAGAAGCAAGCGACCATTGACAAGAGAACTTTGGCTACACTGAGAGAG GAGTTGGTGTCAGAGAAACTGAGCGTCCAGCAGAACAATGTTGAGTTAGAGAGACTCCGTGAAGAACTGGAGAAGGTTGGACTGAACAGAGAAAGACTTTTGCAGCAGGAGCTCACCCTGGAGGACAG caagTACAAGCTGCTTGAATCCCGACTGGAGGAAACGGTCCAACAGGCGCTgaagatgaaagatgagaaGATATCCGGTCTGGAAAAGAAACTGGAAGAGAttaacacacacaacaaaacgcTACGGGCAGAGCGAGCTGCT GTTGTCCATCAAGGAGAAAAGCACAACATGCAAGGGTTCTCCAGAGGAGATGAGCGACGAGACTCGGCCACAACGGAGCTGCTCCACATCAAAGATCATCTGATTGACGTAGAAAAGAgt AACGCCTCGCTTCAGACCCAGAGCCGTTTGTTGAAGGATCAGCTGAAACAACTGGAGAACCAGAACACCTCACTGAACAGTCAGATGGCAACGCTGCAGCGGCACACTGCCACTCTGCAGGAGCAGAATACGTCTCTACATACTCAGACAGCCAAACTTCAG GTGGAAAACTCCACGCTGTCCTCCCAGAGTGCGTCTCTCATGGCCCAAAATGCCGTGCTGCAGGGCCAAGTCAGCGCCTTAGAGACCGAGGTGGAGTCGTGGCAGAGACAGCGTGAGGAGGCCTGGCGAGGGCGAGAAAGTGTCCTCGACGACCACGAGCGCCTGCTGAGCGTCCACGAGAGGCAGGCGCAGGAGTATGAGCACCTGATCGCTCAACACACCGCTCTGAAAGTCAAGCAGAGGGCGCTAGAGAGCGAACACAGAGCAACACACAACAA GTATTGCACTTTGTTACAGCAGAAGGAGAAATGGGAGGAGCTAGAAGGACGCGGTcagaaggagagagaggagCTCAACCTCGAGCACCAGAAGAATCGACTCCTGCAGCAAGAGAACCTTCAGCTGAAAGCGGACGTGGATAG GCTATCACACAGCCAATCCCAGCAGTCGGAGCAGTCGGACAAGCTCCAGCAGCGAGTGAACGAACTGAAGGGCTCCTTAAGCTCGGCTCAGCTGGAAGCAAGTCGCTGGATGGCCCAATACGACGGCCTCATGGAGAAGCACCAGGGCTTGGACATCACCATGACAAAACTAGACAACCACTGTGAG CTGCTGAGTCGTCTGAAAGGGAACCTTGAAGAAGAAAACCATCACCTCCTGAGTCAGATCAACCTTCTCGGTCAGCAGAACCACACCCTGCTGGAGAGAAGCATGGAGAGCAAAGAGCTCTACCACCAGGAACAGAAGCTCTACAT TGATAAGCTGAACGCTCTTCGTCGTCAGAAGGAGAAACTAGAGGAGAAGATCATGGATCAGTACAAGTTCTATGACCCCACACCGAAGAA GAAGAGCCAGTGGTCGGGAGCCAAAGCTTTGGCTAAACTCATCAAACCAAGAAAGGACGGCAGCAGGGAACGAGGCGGCGACCGAGACAAGGACGGCGCCAAAGACCGGGAGCGAGCCAAGAGCGCCCCGGATATCCCCCTGCCTGCGCCCCCGCCTCTGCTCCCCCCGgaaaccccacccccacctccccagaggacaggaagtgactcccAGGACAACGGCCACGCCCACAGTAAACATAGCAACCACTGCGCCAGTCCGGTGTTGACGCCCATCAGTCGAG CTCCGCCTGCCCAGAAACGTTTCTGTTTTCTCCGCAGTAAAAGCCAAGACAAACTCCTCCCATCTATTTCCCCTCCCTCCGACTCCGCCTCCCGCCCTTCCCTTTCTCTCAGCAGACGACTCCGATTTTGGTCATCCGCTGACATCACAGCCGACATCATCACTAGCCC GTTTGATTGA